Proteins from one Triticum aestivum cultivar Chinese Spring chromosome 7A, IWGSC CS RefSeq v2.1, whole genome shotgun sequence genomic window:
- the LOC123149579 gene encoding uncharacterized protein isoform X2, whose protein sequence is MTAKVSGCRKRGAEAFMEDPFAALPPLNAKRGRCSPSAAADVAELGVSMDFDPVDALQLIFPGADPQLLRGYFEASGNVLDAAIRGFKDYLASGSAPTNAHAASSGVASDVPVMKMNNLRNGTEWAELIVKEMSAASDLIDAKNRAFRILELFDKSAADCNTPDEKQKMREEHKILKQMLGGLLHQNGVLKRAFLIQHNRLKDYQDMVQERSQFKEIVDKYQQQIKALEVCKTRRKRIALFCISSPLQALLCSSALCVAFGCRIGTMCCRCISRSRIIGVAYLGTATPTSSRRLLHPAGFGCETLKL, encoded by the exons ATGACGGCGAAAGTGTCCGGCTGCCGGAAGCGCGGGGCGGAGGCCTTCATGGAGGACCCCTTCGCGGCGCTCCCGCCGCTGAACGCGAAGAGGGGGCGATgctcgccgtccgccgccgccgacgtggcGGAGCTCGGGGTCAGCATGGACTTCGACCCCGTCGACGCGCTCCAGCTcatcttccccggcgccgacccgCAG CTTCTTCGAGGCTATTTCGAAGCGTCGGGAAATGTCTTGGATGCTGCAATCAGAGGCTTCAAGGATTATTTGGCGTCGGGTTCAGCACCGACCAATGCTCATGCGGCCTCATCTGGCG TGGCATCTGATGTCCCGGTGATGAAGATGAATAATCTGAGAAACGGCACTGAATGGGCGGAGCTAATTGTCAAGGAGATGTCAGCTGCTTCAGATTTGATCGACGCCAAGAATCGAGCCTTCAGGATACTTGAATTGTTCGACAAATCTGCCGCAGACTGCAATACTCCTGATGAAAAGCAGAAAATGCGTGAG GAGCACAAGATACTGAAGCAGATGCTGGGAGGCCTGCTACACCAGAACGGCGTCCTGAAGAGGGCCTTTCTTATCCAGCACAACCGGCTCAAGGACTACCAGGACATGGTGCAGGAGCGGTCCCAGTTCAAGGAGATCGTCGACAAGTACCAGCAGCAGATCAAGGCGCTAGAGGTATGCAAAACTCGCCGAAAACGTATCGCTTTATTCTGCATATCATCTCCACTACAGGCTTTGCTTTGCTCATCAGCTCTTTGCGTTGCATTTGGTTGCAGGATAGGAACTATGTGCTGTCGTTGCATCTCGCGCAGTCGGATCATCGGAGTGGCATATCTGGGCACCGCAACCCCGACATCTTCTAGGCGTCTACTGCATCCTGCTGGATTCGGATGCGAGACCCTGAAGCTGTGA
- the LOC123153819 gene encoding desmethyl-deoxy-podophyllotoxin synthase-like, with amino-acid sequence MAGNHENHGLLLAGAILLLTLLLVFDLRRRRKKYGGLTLNPPPGPWQLPVIGSMHHVVGALPHRAMRDLALRHGPLMLLRMGELPVVVASSAAAAREVMKTHDAAFASRPRTNTFATLTKDGLGVALAPLGDHWRRVRKLCATELLGAPRVRSFRWTREAEAAALVASVTAAAAFGDVVNVSSLVTTYVVDAVVRVMVGDRITDREAFLACLDEAVRVAAGFSLADLFPSSRLARALSRTARRVEAVFGEMSRLMDTVIKEKRARKAAGVGREEEEDILDVLLDGGGDGVPLSIETVRAMMRDLFGAGSETSASTLLWAMAELMREPAALRRAQAEVRGALAGQSRVREESLQELPYLRLVIKETLRLHATLPLLLPRECREASRVLGYDVPQGAMVLVNVWAIGRDAVTFGSDAEEFRPERFEEGAVAALDFRGTDFELVPFGAGRRMCPGITFGLAVIELALASLLFHFDWELPGGTTELDMAEALGITAKRKSDLWLHATVIIPPL; translated from the coding sequence ATGGCGGGGAACCACGAGAACCATGGCCTGCTTTTGGCCGGTGCCATCCTGCTTCTCACTCTTCTCCTCGTCTTCGACCTCAGGCGGCGTCGCAAGAAGTATGGTGGCTTGACGCTGAACCCGCCTCCGGGGCCGTGGCAGCTGCCGGTGATCGGCAGCATGCACCACGTCGTGGGCGCGCTCCCTCACCGCGCCATGCGCGACCTCGCCCTCCGGCACGGCCCGCTCATGCTGCTCCGCATGGGCGAGCTCCCCGTCGTCGTGGCCTCGTCGGCGGCCGCGGCGAGGGAGGTGATGAAGACCCACGACGCCGCCTTTGCCTCGCGGCCGAGGACCAACACCTTTGCCACGCTCACCAAGGATGGCCTCGGCGTCGCCCTCGCGCCGCTCGGAGATCACTGGCGCCGCGTCCGCAAGCTCTGCGCCACGGAGCTGCTAGGCGCGCCGCGGGTCCGGTCGTTTCGGTGGACGCgcgaggccgaggcggccgccctcgtcgcgtccgtGACCGCCGCGGCGGCGTTTGGGGACGTTGTGAACGTCAGCTCCCTCGTCACCACGTACGTCGTCGACGCCGTGGTGCGCGTCATGGTCGGCGACCGGATCACCGACCGCGAAGCCTTCCTGGCGTGCCTGGACGAGGCTGTCAGGGTGGCCGCTGGGTTCAGCCTCGCCGACCTGTTTCCGTCGTCGCGCCTCGCGCGTGCACTCAGCAGGACGGCGCGCCGCGTGGAGGCGGTGTTCGGAGAGATGTCCCGGCTGATGGACACCGTCATCAAGGAGAAACGCGCGAGGAAGGCGGCGGGCGTCGGCCGCGAGGAAGAAGAGGATATCCTTGACGTGCTtctggacggcggcggcgacggtgtgccTCTCTCCATCGAGACCGTCCGTGCTATGATGAGGGATCTCTTCGGGGCCGGTAGCGAGACCTCGGCGTCGACGCTGCTGTGGGCCATGGCGGAGCTGATGCGGGAACCGGCGGCGCTCCGGAGGGCTCAGGCGGAGGTGCGCGGCGCGCTCGCCGGGCAAAGCCGCGTTCGGGAGGAGTCGCTGCAAGAGCTGCCGTATCTGCGGCTGGTGATCAAGGAGACGCTCCGGCTGCACGCAACGCTGCCGCTGCTGCTCCCACGGGAGTGCCGGGAGGCCAGCCGCGTCCTCGGGTACGACGTGCCCCAGGGCGCCATGGTGCTGGTCAACGTGTGGGCCATCGGCCGGGACGCGGTGACCTTTGGCTCGGACGCCGAGGAGTTCCGGCCGGAGAGGTTCGAGGAGGGGGCCGTGGCGGCGCTGGACTTCAGGGGGACAGACTTCGAGCTCGTGCCGTTCGGCGCGGGGCGGAGGATGTGCCCCGGGATCACGTTCGGGCTCGCCGTCATTGAGCTCGCGCTCGCTAGCCTCCTCTTCCATTTCGACTGGGAGCTCCCCGGCGGCACGACGGAGCTGGACATGGCGGAGGCGTTGGGGATCACGGCGAAGAGGAAGAGCGACCTGTGGCTTCATGCTACCGTCATCATACCACCTCTGTAA
- the LOC123149579 gene encoding uncharacterized protein isoform X1 encodes MTAKVSGCRKRGAEAFMEDPFAALPPLNAKRGRCSPSAAADVAELGVSMDFDPVDALQLIFPGADPQLLRGYFEASGNVLDAAIRGFKDYLASGSAPTNAHAASSGGMVARHYEYCSKLNLAVSSSCCLMIMSVASDVPVMKMNNLRNGTEWAELIVKEMSAASDLIDAKNRAFRILELFDKSAADCNTPDEKQKMREEHKILKQMLGGLLHQNGVLKRAFLIQHNRLKDYQDMVQERSQFKEIVDKYQQQIKALEVCKTRRKRIALFCISSPLQALLCSSALCVAFGCRIGTMCCRCISRSRIIGVAYLGTATPTSSRRLLHPAGFGCETLKL; translated from the exons ATGACGGCGAAAGTGTCCGGCTGCCGGAAGCGCGGGGCGGAGGCCTTCATGGAGGACCCCTTCGCGGCGCTCCCGCCGCTGAACGCGAAGAGGGGGCGATgctcgccgtccgccgccgccgacgtggcGGAGCTCGGGGTCAGCATGGACTTCGACCCCGTCGACGCGCTCCAGCTcatcttccccggcgccgacccgCAG CTTCTTCGAGGCTATTTCGAAGCGTCGGGAAATGTCTTGGATGCTGCAATCAGAGGCTTCAAGGATTATTTGGCGTCGGGTTCAGCACCGACCAATGCTCATGCGGCCTCATCTGGCGGTATGGTTGCACGACATTATGAATATTGTTCAAAATTGAACCTGGCCGTTTCTTCCTCATGTTGCCTGATGATTATGTCAG TGGCATCTGATGTCCCGGTGATGAAGATGAATAATCTGAGAAACGGCACTGAATGGGCGGAGCTAATTGTCAAGGAGATGTCAGCTGCTTCAGATTTGATCGACGCCAAGAATCGAGCCTTCAGGATACTTGAATTGTTCGACAAATCTGCCGCAGACTGCAATACTCCTGATGAAAAGCAGAAAATGCGTGAG GAGCACAAGATACTGAAGCAGATGCTGGGAGGCCTGCTACACCAGAACGGCGTCCTGAAGAGGGCCTTTCTTATCCAGCACAACCGGCTCAAGGACTACCAGGACATGGTGCAGGAGCGGTCCCAGTTCAAGGAGATCGTCGACAAGTACCAGCAGCAGATCAAGGCGCTAGAGGTATGCAAAACTCGCCGAAAACGTATCGCTTTATTCTGCATATCATCTCCACTACAGGCTTTGCTTTGCTCATCAGCTCTTTGCGTTGCATTTGGTTGCAGGATAGGAACTATGTGCTGTCGTTGCATCTCGCGCAGTCGGATCATCGGAGTGGCATATCTGGGCACCGCAACCCCGACATCTTCTAGGCGTCTACTGCATCCTGCTGGATTCGGATGCGAGACCCTGAAGCTGTGA
- the LOC123149579 gene encoding uncharacterized protein isoform X3 has translation MTAKVSGCRKRGAEAFMEDPFAALPPLNAKRGRCSPSAAADVAELGVSMDFDPVDALQLIFPGADPQLLRGYFEASGNVLDAAIRGFKDYLASGSAPTNAHAASSGGMVARHYEYCSKLNLAVSSSCCLMIMSVASDVPVMKMNNLRNGTEWAELIVKEMSAASDLIDAKNRAFRILELFDKSAADCNTPDEKQKMREEHKILKQMLGGLLHQNGVLKRAFLIQHNRLKDYQDMVQERSQFKEIVDKYQQQIKALEDRNYVLSLHLAQSDHRSGISGHRNPDIF, from the exons ATGACGGCGAAAGTGTCCGGCTGCCGGAAGCGCGGGGCGGAGGCCTTCATGGAGGACCCCTTCGCGGCGCTCCCGCCGCTGAACGCGAAGAGGGGGCGATgctcgccgtccgccgccgccgacgtggcGGAGCTCGGGGTCAGCATGGACTTCGACCCCGTCGACGCGCTCCAGCTcatcttccccggcgccgacccgCAG CTTCTTCGAGGCTATTTCGAAGCGTCGGGAAATGTCTTGGATGCTGCAATCAGAGGCTTCAAGGATTATTTGGCGTCGGGTTCAGCACCGACCAATGCTCATGCGGCCTCATCTGGCGGTATGGTTGCACGACATTATGAATATTGTTCAAAATTGAACCTGGCCGTTTCTTCCTCATGTTGCCTGATGATTATGTCAG TGGCATCTGATGTCCCGGTGATGAAGATGAATAATCTGAGAAACGGCACTGAATGGGCGGAGCTAATTGTCAAGGAGATGTCAGCTGCTTCAGATTTGATCGACGCCAAGAATCGAGCCTTCAGGATACTTGAATTGTTCGACAAATCTGCCGCAGACTGCAATACTCCTGATGAAAAGCAGAAAATGCGTGAG GAGCACAAGATACTGAAGCAGATGCTGGGAGGCCTGCTACACCAGAACGGCGTCCTGAAGAGGGCCTTTCTTATCCAGCACAACCGGCTCAAGGACTACCAGGACATGGTGCAGGAGCGGTCCCAGTTCAAGGAGATCGTCGACAAGTACCAGCAGCAGATCAAGGCGCTAGAG GATAGGAACTATGTGCTGTCGTTGCATCTCGCGCAGTCGGATCATCGGAGTGGCATATCTGGGCACCGCAACCCCGACATCTTCTAG
- the LOC123149579 gene encoding uncharacterized protein isoform X4, whose product MTAKVSGCRKRGAEAFMEDPFAALPPLNAKRGRCSPSAAADVAELGVSMDFDPVDALQLIFPGADPQLLRGYFEASGNVLDAAIRGFKDYLASGSAPTNAHAASSGVASDVPVMKMNNLRNGTEWAELIVKEMSAASDLIDAKNRAFRILELFDKSAADCNTPDEKQKMREEHKILKQMLGGLLHQNGVLKRAFLIQHNRLKDYQDMVQERSQFKEIVDKYQQQIKALEDRNYVLSLHLAQSDHRSGISGHRNPDIF is encoded by the exons ATGACGGCGAAAGTGTCCGGCTGCCGGAAGCGCGGGGCGGAGGCCTTCATGGAGGACCCCTTCGCGGCGCTCCCGCCGCTGAACGCGAAGAGGGGGCGATgctcgccgtccgccgccgccgacgtggcGGAGCTCGGGGTCAGCATGGACTTCGACCCCGTCGACGCGCTCCAGCTcatcttccccggcgccgacccgCAG CTTCTTCGAGGCTATTTCGAAGCGTCGGGAAATGTCTTGGATGCTGCAATCAGAGGCTTCAAGGATTATTTGGCGTCGGGTTCAGCACCGACCAATGCTCATGCGGCCTCATCTGGCG TGGCATCTGATGTCCCGGTGATGAAGATGAATAATCTGAGAAACGGCACTGAATGGGCGGAGCTAATTGTCAAGGAGATGTCAGCTGCTTCAGATTTGATCGACGCCAAGAATCGAGCCTTCAGGATACTTGAATTGTTCGACAAATCTGCCGCAGACTGCAATACTCCTGATGAAAAGCAGAAAATGCGTGAG GAGCACAAGATACTGAAGCAGATGCTGGGAGGCCTGCTACACCAGAACGGCGTCCTGAAGAGGGCCTTTCTTATCCAGCACAACCGGCTCAAGGACTACCAGGACATGGTGCAGGAGCGGTCCCAGTTCAAGGAGATCGTCGACAAGTACCAGCAGCAGATCAAGGCGCTAGAG GATAGGAACTATGTGCTGTCGTTGCATCTCGCGCAGTCGGATCATCGGAGTGGCATATCTGGGCACCGCAACCCCGACATCTTCTAG